A window of the Bacillus andreraoultii genome harbors these coding sequences:
- a CDS encoding ABC transporter permease: MIKNVLINKETILFIFLLPIALTFFLGKFLVEAEDGLAIPIAFIDEDHSFFSKQVIERLKQKSKIEIYVVTRDKAERLLMKNEVDSVYIIKNRFQENVLKNQVGAVVDVWTNENSIVNGIIQEVVASEVIRLSSNSIAANWVVMNYEQMGLQNEQTAERLWEQAYRFSDGQWEPQPLMTVNAKTAHENGTETSPPVQCVSIFPYIGLWSFFSMFFIIFSLDWLVKEKERILPRIKTTSKGLQFYITRRIALLSLLFCIQAGITFILFKRLLELELTMIHLFQMIYFINLIIILISFLASLFSNGNHFYFISFIFVFMIGIFGGSFFPVTEWYEELPLDIRWLFPQTILTGIGNTTYYLFLTLIASIVYFVMLWRFEKIK; encoded by the coding sequence TTGATAAAAAATGTACTAATAAATAAAGAAACGATCCTATTTATCTTTCTTCTACCAATTGCTCTCACTTTTTTTCTTGGTAAATTTTTAGTGGAAGCGGAAGATGGACTTGCCATTCCGATAGCTTTCATTGATGAGGATCATTCATTTTTTTCTAAGCAAGTAATCGAAAGACTGAAACAAAAATCAAAGATAGAAATATACGTAGTAACGAGGGATAAGGCAGAACGTCTTTTAATGAAAAATGAAGTAGATTCTGTTTATATTATTAAAAATAGATTTCAAGAAAATGTGTTAAAAAATCAAGTAGGAGCAGTAGTCGATGTTTGGACAAATGAGAATTCTATCGTAAACGGTATTATTCAGGAAGTCGTTGCTAGTGAAGTGATTCGTTTATCGAGCAATAGTATCGCAGCAAATTGGGTTGTTATGAACTATGAACAGATGGGGTTACAGAATGAACAAACTGCTGAACGTTTATGGGAACAAGCGTATCGTTTTTCCGATGGCCAATGGGAGCCTCAGCCGTTAATGACAGTAAATGCGAAAACAGCTCATGAAAATGGAACAGAGACTTCTCCACCCGTTCAATGTGTAAGTATATTTCCATATATAGGTTTATGGTCGTTTTTTTCCATGTTCTTTATTATTTTTTCACTCGATTGGCTTGTAAAGGAAAAGGAGCGAATCTTACCGCGAATAAAAACGACGAGTAAAGGTTTACAATTTTATATAACAAGACGGATTGCCTTACTATCGCTTTTATTTTGTATTCAGGCGGGGATTACCTTCATTTTGTTTAAGCGACTCCTAGAACTTGAATTAACAATGATACATTTATTTCAAATGATTTACTTCATCAACTTAATTATTATTTTGATTTCGTTTTTAGCTAGTTTATTTTCTAATGGAAATCATTTTTATTTCATTAGCTTTATCTTCGTTTTTATGATAGGGATTTTTGGCGGAAGTTTCTTTCCGGTAACAGAATGGTATGAAGAGCTACCTCTAGACATTCGTTGGCTATTTCCTCAAACAATTCTTACTGGAATAG
- a CDS encoding ABC transporter permease gives MFIKLWRLGIILFIAPMLVLSGIGFICIQLISKDGLVEPFQVAIVDNDRTKATEFIIQHLKENEQIAKVITFTELNEKSANQMMEKNKITAIIFIPNGFSHDVSIGINTPVTVISNVKKPIQSLLTVQLLESATKFTSAAQSGINTIYHFLEKANVDEERINEEYNKSLATFALHILGRGEIFQVTKKTSINHHLLEYYSNSFYVLTMMLWSFIVYLLLKFNISTSLKLRLMTRGLTAKANTMASLITSFIVITILSTFCVILLSLIFDIHWFQLTVQSFLVVLSFALLFSLISSICSSNKIFMTVGFCIIIIGIIGGGHIIPVIYYPIWLEQVGKMTINYWALSLISGKGNALSLIVFNICTLLMLIILLFFQKKDSRVGGID, from the coding sequence ATGTTCATAAAGCTTTGGAGACTAGGCATTATTCTTTTTATTGCCCCTATGCTGGTTCTATCCGGCATAGGGTTCATATGTATTCAACTAATATCAAAAGATGGACTTGTCGAGCCGTTTCAAGTTGCAATTGTTGACAATGACCGAACAAAGGCTACTGAGTTTATCATTCAGCATTTAAAGGAAAATGAACAAATAGCTAAAGTCATTACATTTACCGAGTTAAATGAGAAAAGTGCAAATCAAATGATGGAGAAAAATAAAATCACGGCAATAATCTTCATTCCTAATGGATTTAGCCATGATGTGAGTATTGGCATAAATACGCCTGTAACTGTAATCAGTAATGTAAAGAAGCCAATTCAGTCACTTTTAACTGTCCAATTATTGGAAAGTGCAACAAAGTTTACGTCAGCTGCACAGAGTGGTATAAATACGATTTATCACTTTTTAGAAAAAGCCAATGTAGACGAAGAGAGGATTAACGAAGAATATAATAAAAGCCTTGCAACATTTGCACTTCATATATTAGGCCGAGGTGAAATATTCCAAGTTACAAAGAAAACGAGTATAAATCATCATTTACTCGAATATTACTCGAATTCTTTTTATGTTTTAACGATGATGCTTTGGAGTTTTATTGTTTATCTGTTATTAAAGTTCAACATATCAACATCATTAAAGTTGCGCTTAATGACAAGAGGATTAACGGCCAAAGCGAATACAATGGCAAGTTTGATCACATCATTTATTGTGATCACTATTTTAAGTACTTTTTGCGTTATTTTACTTTCACTTATTTTTGACATTCATTGGTTCCAGCTTACCGTTCAATCATTTCTCGTCGTTTTATCATTCGCACTTTTATTCTCACTTATTAGTTCAATATGTAGTAGTAATAAAATATTCATGACTGTAGGATTTTGTATCATTATCATTGGAATAATTGGGGGCGGACATATCATTCCAGTAATCTATTACCCAATTTGGTTAGAACAAGTTGGCAAAATGACCATAAACTATTGGGCACTTTCTTTAATTAGTGGGAAAGGAAACGCTCTTAGTCTTATCGTCTTTAACATTTGCACACTCCTTATGCTAATAATATTATTATTTTTCCAGAAGAAAGATAGTAGAGTAGGTGGTATAGATTGA
- a CDS encoding DUF6583 family protein, producing the protein MKLCESCGSEVREDVQICSSCGSNIRTIQESAASQQFSESNLTNPKPGLSGKTKWILISTIVFLLIGGIVTAAFMFNNNPKKLFFKAEVTTFKNKLEALEKQYGDILDFQKAATEQTSTSAVTVKGNVKFDSGSLNSDMMLLQAIIDQLSIVYASSIIPEEKTNYQTMAFRMGDSTIVDMEMLQTDKQFGMKIPLLHKDFLYLNTNQFGDFMRTFDPTYSGPDTIEVPQYKWSDFELSEKEKNHLVNHYREFFLEALKDDYFSVEKGESYKHNDTKLKLTKVTMALSPTETQNVLKSFIGTMAKDDQLHEIIAKRVAKLAKQSGTEFDPTINGDLTDAKYVKSELKKSLKDAQKEVEKVKIKDGLTYTIFVDKNDQIIDRNIAFGLDGKEFDLNSVLSTKDIPIDNNKRFQETTFSITPTDEKEGKILVTYTNDMNSGKEKRVEDSALSLYVEEYSDVIFDGKLSVNSTYKGKKPNEQKADHHFVLNVGGSAFGDEDVHLSGSVNENWDYNLKEKVGKNNYDISLDFTEFDEAPFSLLLNIESETKIKEKKDVKIPSLADGINVAELSEEEFYDLMLEIQSNVEEFMYNFQSEFFGF; encoded by the coding sequence ATGAAGTTATGTGAAAGTTGTGGAAGTGAGGTACGAGAAGACGTTCAAATTTGTTCATCATGCGGATCTAATATTCGAACTATTCAAGAAAGTGCTGCTTCCCAACAATTTTCAGAGTCAAATTTAACGAATCCAAAACCGGGGTTAAGTGGAAAAACAAAATGGATTCTTATATCGACAATTGTATTTCTTCTTATAGGAGGAATTGTCACAGCGGCTTTTATGTTCAACAACAATCCGAAGAAATTATTTTTCAAAGCAGAAGTAACAACTTTTAAAAATAAGTTAGAAGCGTTAGAGAAGCAGTATGGGGACATATTAGATTTTCAGAAAGCGGCAACTGAACAAACGTCTACATCTGCGGTAACAGTGAAGGGGAATGTGAAGTTTGACAGTGGAAGCTTAAATTCTGATATGATGTTACTACAAGCAATCATTGACCAATTATCAATTGTATATGCAAGTTCTATTATTCCAGAAGAAAAAACAAATTATCAAACGATGGCGTTTCGGATGGGCGATTCAACAATTGTTGATATGGAAATGTTGCAAACAGATAAACAATTTGGAATGAAGATCCCACTTTTGCATAAAGATTTTCTATATTTAAATACGAACCAATTCGGAGATTTCATGAGAACGTTTGATCCTACTTATAGTGGACCGGATACCATTGAAGTTCCACAATATAAATGGAGTGACTTTGAACTTTCAGAAAAAGAAAAGAACCATCTTGTAAATCATTATCGAGAATTTTTCTTAGAAGCATTGAAAGATGATTATTTCAGTGTCGAAAAAGGTGAAAGCTATAAACATAACGATACGAAACTGAAGTTAACAAAAGTTACAATGGCTTTATCGCCTACCGAGACACAGAATGTATTGAAGAGTTTTATCGGTACTATGGCAAAAGATGATCAATTACACGAAATTATCGCGAAACGAGTTGCTAAACTTGCTAAACAAAGTGGAACTGAATTTGATCCGACAATAAACGGAGACTTAACCGATGCCAAATATGTTAAGTCGGAACTAAAAAAATCATTAAAGGATGCTCAGAAAGAAGTTGAGAAAGTAAAAATCAAAGACGGGTTAACCTATACAATATTTGTTGATAAAAATGATCAAATAATCGATCGTAATATAGCATTCGGACTCGATGGTAAAGAATTTGACTTGAATTCAGTTTTATCCACGAAAGATATACCAATAGATAATAATAAAAGATTTCAAGAAACGACATTCTCTATCACACCAACTGATGAGAAGGAAGGGAAAATTCTCGTTACTTATACGAATGATATGAATTCTGGTAAAGAGAAGAGGGTTGAAGATTCCGCCTTGTCTCTATATGTAGAGGAATACAGTGATGTAATATTTGATGGAAAGTTATCCGTTAATTCAACTTATAAAGGAAAAAAACCAAACGAGCAAAAAGCTGATCATCATTTTGTATTGAATGTAGGCGGAAGTGCATTTGGAGATGAGGATGTTCATTTATCTGGATCAGTCAATGAAAATTGGGATTATAACTTGAAAGAAAAGGTTGGAAAAAATAATTACGATATTTCCCTTGATTTTACTGAATTTGATGAAGCTCCATTTTCATTATTATTAAATATTGAGTCAGAAACAAAAATAAAGGAAAAGAAAGATGTAAAAATTCCTTCTTTGGCTGATGGAATAAATGTGGCAGAGTTAAGCGAAGAAGAATTTTATGACTTAATGCTTGAGATTCAGTCTAATGTGGAAGAATTTATGTATAATTTCCAATCTGAATTTTTTGGCTTTTAA
- a CDS encoding CarD family transcriptional regulator yields the protein MFQVGEKVFYPLHGAGEIQGIENKEVLGKVQPYYLIKIPCSNMDVMIPVANARKLGVRPLTDPMILKELLLSIKDYELDNETPWKDKFKLIMEKIKSGDIEDTAIIYKYLMARSKEKMLNTNEKALLSRVQKFLVSEICMIQDINENEAEHLLIS from the coding sequence TTGTTTCAAGTTGGAGAAAAAGTATTTTATCCTTTGCATGGTGCTGGTGAGATTCAAGGTATTGAAAATAAAGAGGTTTTAGGAAAAGTACAGCCATATTACCTAATCAAAATACCTTGCAGCAATATGGATGTCATGATCCCAGTTGCTAATGCTCGTAAATTAGGTGTACGACCATTAACAGACCCAATGATATTAAAGGAATTATTATTGAGTATTAAAGATTATGAACTTGATAACGAAACACCATGGAAAGATAAGTTTAAACTAATTATGGAAAAAATTAAAAGTGGAGACATAGAAGACACAGCAATTATTTACAAGTATTTAATGGCAAGAAGTAAAGAAAAAATGTTAAACACAAATGAAAAAGCACTCCTAAGTAGGGTACAGAAGTTTTTAGTTAGTGAAATTTGTATGATACAAGATATTAATGAAAATGAAGCGGAACATTTGCTCATCAGTTAA
- the parC gene encoding DNA topoisomerase IV subunit A, producing MAHSEQLLDLPLEEVIGDRFGRYSKYIIQDRALPDARDGLKPVQRRILYAMHVEGNTADKPFRKSAKTVGNVIGNYHPHGDSSVYEAMVRMSQDWKMRNVLIEMHGNNGSLDGDPPAAMRYTEARLSSISAELLRDIEKKTVDFIPNFDDTEDEPVVLPARFPNLLTNGSTGISAGYATDIPPHNLGEVIDGAILRMQNPDCTVDDLMKVIKGPDFPTGGIIQGIDGIKKAYETGKGKIIVRGKAEIESIRGGREQIVVSEIPYDVNKANLVKKIDEFRLDRKIEGISEVRDETDRTGLRIVIELKKEADSNGILNYLFKNTDLQITYNFNMVAIYNRRPKLMSLPALLDAYIGHQKDVVTKRSEFDLNKAKERQHIVEGLMRALSILDEVIATIRASKDKRDAKNNLMDKYQFTEPQSEAIVSLQLYRLTNTDITQLQAEADELAKRIDELTEILASEVKLQQVIITELKEIKKKYADARKSQIEEKIEELKIGLEVLISSEDVIVTVTKEGYIKRTSIRSYSASNGEDFGMKDTDQILFTYEINTMDVLLVFTNKGNYLYFPVHSLPDIRWKDAGQHISTLIPIDRDEQIIGAIPVKDFQATNYLLFVTKNGMIKKTELSLYKAQRYSKPLIAINLKDDELLSVHLTDGTKEIFLSTYLGYGLRFTEEEVNPIGVRATGVKGINLKDNDYVTGGSIIDNHAQQSIVVATQRGAVKRMSIDEFEVLTRAKRGLLMLRELKANPHRIIGSIVVNEEDTVAIISEHNLTETIDVKQLRLNDRYSNGSFFMDESESGEIIRLTKVQKEPTKVSSTELE from the coding sequence ATGGCGCACTCAGAACAACTACTTGATTTACCATTAGAAGAAGTCATTGGCGATCGATTCGGCCGTTACAGTAAATATATTATTCAAGATCGGGCTTTACCGGATGCAAGAGATGGATTAAAACCTGTTCAACGAAGAATTCTTTATGCGATGCATGTAGAAGGAAATACGGCAGATAAACCGTTTCGGAAATCAGCCAAAACGGTAGGGAATGTTATCGGTAATTACCACCCTCATGGTGATTCATCTGTATATGAAGCGATGGTTCGGATGAGTCAAGACTGGAAAATGAGGAATGTTTTAATTGAAATGCACGGAAATAACGGGAGTCTTGACGGAGATCCCCCTGCTGCGATGCGGTATACCGAAGCAAGATTATCAAGTATAAGTGCTGAATTATTACGAGATATCGAGAAGAAAACAGTTGATTTTATTCCAAACTTTGATGATACAGAAGACGAACCGGTTGTTTTACCCGCGCGTTTTCCTAATTTACTTACTAACGGTTCAACAGGGATTTCAGCTGGTTATGCAACAGATATTCCGCCACATAATTTAGGTGAAGTGATTGATGGGGCAATTTTACGAATGCAAAACCCAGACTGTACAGTAGACGATTTAATGAAAGTAATTAAAGGTCCGGATTTTCCTACAGGAGGAATTATCCAAGGAATTGACGGAATCAAAAAGGCCTATGAAACAGGGAAAGGGAAAATTATTGTTCGTGGAAAAGCAGAAATTGAATCAATCCGTGGCGGCCGTGAACAAATTGTTGTCTCAGAAATCCCATATGATGTAAATAAGGCGAATTTAGTGAAAAAAATTGATGAATTTCGTCTTGACCGTAAGATTGAAGGAATTTCAGAGGTCCGTGATGAAACCGACAGAACAGGACTTCGTATCGTCATTGAGTTGAAAAAAGAAGCAGATAGTAACGGGATACTTAATTATTTATTTAAGAATACAGACTTACAAATAACGTATAATTTTAATATGGTTGCTATCTATAATCGCAGACCAAAATTAATGAGTTTACCAGCTTTATTAGATGCGTATATTGGGCATCAAAAAGACGTTGTAACAAAACGGTCAGAGTTCGATTTAAATAAAGCAAAAGAGCGTCAACATATTGTTGAAGGGTTGATGCGAGCTTTATCGATTCTTGATGAGGTCATTGCCACAATACGAGCATCAAAAGACAAACGGGATGCAAAGAATAATTTGATGGATAAGTACCAATTTACTGAACCACAATCTGAAGCAATTGTTTCGTTACAATTATATCGATTAACAAATACAGACATTACCCAATTACAAGCAGAAGCGGACGAACTTGCCAAAAGAATAGATGAATTAACCGAAATTTTAGCTAGTGAAGTAAAGCTACAACAAGTGATAATTACTGAATTGAAAGAAATAAAGAAAAAGTACGCAGACGCTCGGAAATCACAAATTGAAGAAAAAATTGAAGAACTAAAAATAGGTCTTGAAGTTTTAATTAGTAGTGAAGATGTAATTGTCACAGTTACAAAAGAAGGATATATAAAAAGAACAAGTATACGTTCATACAGTGCATCAAATGGTGAAGATTTTGGTATGAAAGATACTGATCAAATTCTTTTCACGTACGAAATTAACACGATGGATGTTTTATTAGTTTTTACAAATAAAGGGAACTACTTGTATTTTCCTGTCCATTCACTTCCAGATATACGTTGGAAAGATGCTGGACAACATATATCAACATTAATTCCAATTGACCGGGATGAACAAATAATTGGGGCAATCCCGGTTAAAGACTTCCAAGCAACAAATTATTTATTATTTGTTACAAAAAATGGGATGATCAAAAAAACTGAGCTTTCTCTTTACAAAGCCCAACGATATTCCAAGCCATTAATCGCTATTAATTTAAAAGATGATGAACTTCTATCGGTCCATTTAACTGATGGGACGAAAGAGATATTCTTATCAACTTATTTAGGTTATGGGTTACGATTTACTGAAGAAGAAGTGAATCCAATTGGTGTACGAGCTACAGGCGTGAAAGGAATTAATTTAAAGGACAATGATTATGTAACTGGCGGATCGATTATTGACAACCACGCACAACAATCAATCGTCGTCGCAACTCAACGCGGGGCAGTGAAGCGAATGTCAATTGATGAATTTGAAGTTTTAACAAGGGCGAAACGCGGATTACTTATGCTACGGGAATTAAAAGCGAATCCTCATCGAATCATTGGTTCTATAGTTGTTAATGAAGAAGATACAGTTGCAATTATTTCAGAACATAATCTAACTGAAACGATTGATGTAAAACAATTACGGTTAAATGACCGTTATTCAAATGGTTCTTTCTTTATGGACGAATCGGAAAGTGGAGAAATTATTCGTTTAACAAAAGTACAGAAAGAGCCAACGAAAGTAAGCAGTACTGAGTTAGAATGA
- the parE gene encoding DNA topoisomerase IV subunit B — protein MVQRQPIEYNDDSIQVLEGLEAVRKRPGMYIGSTDAKGLHHLVYEIVDNAVDEVLAGFGDHIIVKIHDDNSVTVIDHGRGMPTGMHKTGKPTSEVIFTILHAGGKFGQGGYKTSGGLHGVGASVVNALSEYLTVTIKRDGSIYQQRFENGGKPVTTLEKIGKTKESGTEIHFKPDASIFSTTVFNYDTLCERLQESAFLLKGLKIQLIDERDGKSDIFEYENGLEAFVQYLNEDKEPLHPVVSFEGEQNEIEVDFAFQFHDGYSENMVSFVNNVRTKDGGTHEAGARSAMTRVFNEYARKVNLLKEKDKNLDGADIREGLSAIVSVRIPENLLQFEGQTKGKLGTSEARSAVEVVVSEKLSYYLQENAEIGTMLIKKAVKAQQAREAARKAREEARSGKKRKRSEALLSGKLTPAQSRNPDKNELYLVEGDSAGGSAKQGRDRRFQAVLPLRGKVINTEKAKLADIMKNEEINTIIHTIGAGVGADFNVEDANYDKVIIMTDADTDGAHIQVLLLTFFYRYMRPLIEAKKVYIALPPLFKVSKGTGKKEIIEYAWTDEELRAITKKMGKGYVIQRYKGLGEMNADQLWETTMNPETRTLIRVKIDDFTRADRRISTLMGDKVEPRRKWIETYVDFGLEEGASLLDNENIQSASEVDR, from the coding sequence GTGGTACAACGTCAACCAATCGAATACAATGATGATTCAATCCAGGTTCTCGAAGGCCTTGAAGCAGTTAGAAAACGACCTGGAATGTATATTGGTAGTACTGATGCAAAAGGATTGCATCATTTAGTTTATGAAATCGTAGATAATGCGGTAGATGAAGTGTTAGCTGGGTTTGGTGATCATATTATCGTAAAAATACATGATGATAATAGTGTAACCGTTATTGATCACGGACGTGGTATGCCGACTGGTATGCACAAAACTGGGAAACCGACTTCGGAAGTTATTTTCACGATTCTTCATGCTGGTGGAAAATTCGGTCAAGGTGGATATAAGACAAGTGGCGGACTCCACGGTGTAGGTGCCTCTGTCGTAAACGCTCTATCCGAATACTTAACTGTAACAATTAAACGTGATGGATCCATTTATCAGCAACGATTTGAAAATGGGGGGAAGCCCGTAACTACATTAGAGAAAATCGGAAAAACAAAAGAATCTGGTACAGAAATTCATTTCAAGCCAGATGCATCTATTTTTTCAACGACTGTTTTTAACTATGATACGTTATGTGAGAGACTACAAGAATCAGCTTTTCTCTTAAAAGGTTTAAAAATCCAATTAATTGATGAACGAGATGGTAAATCGGATATATTTGAATACGAAAACGGTTTGGAAGCTTTTGTTCAATACTTAAACGAAGATAAAGAGCCGCTCCATCCAGTTGTTAGTTTTGAAGGCGAACAAAATGAAATTGAAGTGGATTTTGCTTTCCAATTTCACGATGGTTATTCTGAAAATATGGTTTCATTCGTTAACAATGTTCGAACAAAAGATGGGGGAACTCACGAAGCTGGCGCACGTTCTGCGATGACAAGGGTTTTTAATGAATATGCAAGAAAAGTGAATTTATTAAAAGAAAAAGATAAAAACCTTGACGGAGCTGATATACGTGAAGGATTGTCCGCCATTGTCTCGGTTCGAATACCGGAAAACCTTTTACAATTTGAAGGGCAAACAAAAGGAAAATTAGGAACAAGTGAGGCGCGTTCAGCGGTAGAAGTCGTCGTGTCTGAGAAATTATCATATTATTTACAAGAGAATGCCGAAATAGGAACGATGTTAATTAAAAAAGCAGTAAAAGCCCAACAAGCAAGAGAAGCGGCTCGAAAGGCACGTGAAGAAGCTCGAAGTGGAAAGAAACGAAAAAGATCTGAAGCACTTCTTTCCGGTAAACTCACTCCAGCTCAATCGAGAAATCCTGATAAAAATGAATTATATCTTGTAGAGGGAGATTCCGCAGGTGGTTCGGCAAAACAAGGTCGTGACCGACGATTTCAAGCAGTATTACCTCTAAGAGGAAAAGTTATTAATACAGAAAAGGCAAAGCTAGCCGATATTATGAAAAATGAAGAAATCAATACAATTATTCATACAATTGGTGCTGGTGTTGGTGCAGATTTTAATGTTGAAGATGCCAACTATGATAAAGTCATTATTATGACTGATGCGGATACAGATGGTGCTCATATTCAAGTATTGTTACTTACTTTCTTTTATCGATATATGCGACCGTTAATTGAAGCAAAAAAAGTATACATTGCCCTACCTCCACTTTTTAAAGTTAGTAAAGGAACGGGTAAAAAAGAAATTATTGAGTACGCGTGGACCGATGAAGAATTACGTGCAATAACGAAAAAGATGGGAAAAGGTTATGTTATTCAACGATATAAAGGGCTAGGAGAAATGAATGCCGATCAATTATGGGAAACGACTATGAATCCAGAAACTCGAACATTAATACGGGTGAAAATTGATGACTTTACCCGTGCGGACCGGCGGATTTCAACATTAATGGGTGATAAAGTTGAACCGCGGCGAAAATGGATTGAAACGTATGTTGATTTCGGTTTAGAAGAAGGCGCAAGTTTGTTAGACAATGAGAATATTCAATCAGCAAGTGAGGTGGATCGGTAA
- a CDS encoding ISLre2 family transposase, giving the protein MDKIISRIYGLIKETNNLIEFEEQLQILMYETFASLVGDVFTNINQVIKENKQTENWTVERNDEKTIQFIFGSVRFKRTLMHDVNGNPHYPLDEWLGFIKHQRYSPLVEVKVAELASENTYRESARILKEWSAVNVSHTTVGNIVKKVGEAQAKADQEMVDELEESASLPEGKKVDFLYAEADGVFVRGTERKKQMEVCHGIIYEGWNKNGKRVSLRNQKVIMTTQPTNTFWKEFQAFSANEYSIENTHVITNSDGGRGYTAEKFQEAFSQSKHQVLNQLDSYHIGEALNRALGWKKNKFKGSIQQALSDHDKKAFSLYLDTFESMLTDEKEIKKVNDFRGYILNNWDRIFDWRDKVKSHPKDARGLGGMESNQRRISFRMKKRGMHWSKEGAEAMVKVKQGIINGTLRDVYLKAQGRSERKHREVKRTIRMSQVLRQPTQPSIGVKNGSISLYVAHSTATGKLLKCFR; this is encoded by the coding sequence ATGGATAAAATTATATCAAGAATTTATGGATTAATAAAGGAAACAAATAATTTAATTGAATTCGAGGAACAACTTCAAATCTTGATGTATGAAACATTCGCATCATTAGTTGGGGATGTTTTTACTAATATTAATCAAGTAATCAAAGAAAATAAGCAAACGGAAAATTGGACAGTTGAAAGAAACGATGAGAAGACAATCCAATTTATTTTCGGATCTGTTCGCTTTAAGAGGACGCTTATGCATGATGTTAATGGAAATCCACACTATCCCTTAGATGAGTGGCTAGGGTTCATAAAACATCAAAGGTATAGCCCTCTGGTGGAAGTAAAGGTAGCTGAATTAGCAAGTGAAAATACATACCGTGAATCTGCACGTATTTTAAAAGAATGGTCGGCTGTAAATGTTAGCCATACAACAGTCGGTAATATTGTGAAAAAGGTTGGAGAGGCCCAAGCAAAGGCTGACCAAGAAATGGTGGATGAACTTGAAGAATCGGCATCGTTGCCAGAAGGAAAGAAAGTTGATTTTTTATATGCAGAAGCTGATGGTGTATTTGTTCGGGGGACAGAAAGAAAAAAACAGATGGAAGTTTGCCACGGGATTATTTATGAGGGATGGAATAAAAATGGCAAGCGCGTCTCTTTGAGAAACCAAAAGGTAATTATGACAACCCAGCCAACAAACACGTTTTGGAAGGAATTTCAGGCCTTTTCTGCCAATGAATATTCGATAGAAAATACACATGTAATTACGAATAGTGACGGGGGCAGAGGATATACAGCTGAGAAGTTCCAAGAGGCTTTTTCACAGTCGAAACACCAAGTATTAAATCAATTAGACTCGTATCACATAGGTGAAGCCTTAAACCGAGCTTTAGGCTGGAAAAAGAATAAATTCAAGGGGTCTATTCAACAAGCTTTATCAGACCATGATAAAAAGGCCTTTTCATTATATTTGGATACATTTGAAAGTATGCTAACCGACGAAAAAGAGATAAAAAAAGTAAATGATTTTCGAGGTTATATTTTGAATAATTGGGATCGGATTTTTGATTGGCGAGATAAAGTGAAAAGTCATCCAAAAGATGCGCGTGGGTTAGGTGGAATGGAGTCGAATCAACGCCGTATTTCTTTCAGGATGAAGAAAAGAGGTATGCATTGGAGTAAAGAAGGTGCGGAGGCCATGGTAAAAGTAAAACAAGGGATAATCAACGGAACTTTGCGAGACGTATATTTAAAGGCACAAGGACGAAGTGAAAGAAAGCATCGTGAAGTGAAAAGAACCATTCGTATGTCTCAAGTATTACGCCAGCCTACACAACCTTCTATCGGTGTAAAAAACGGTAGTATAAGCTTGTACGTCGCCCACTCAACAGCGACAGGGAAATTATTAAAATGTTTTCGGTAA
- a CDS encoding CoA-binding protein, whose amino-acid sequence MMVENPSLEELGALLKKAKRIAVVGLSNNPERTSYQISKAMQDAGYDIIPVNPTVDEVLGVKAVKTLKEIEGHVDIVNVFRRSEFLPQIAKEFDEIDADVFWAQQGVVNEEAYKFLKDRGYTVVMDLCIKVIHALTR is encoded by the coding sequence ATGATGGTTGAAAATCCTTCTTTAGAGGAATTAGGAGCACTATTAAAAAAAGCAAAACGAATTGCTGTTGTCGGTTTAAGCAACAATCCGGAGCGCACATCATACCAAATATCGAAAGCAATGCAAGACGCTGGTTACGATATAATCCCTGTAAATCCAACTGTGGATGAAGTTCTTGGTGTCAAAGCTGTAAAAACGTTAAAAGAGATTGAAGGACATGTAGATATAGTAAATGTTTTTCGTCGCAGTGAGTTTTTACCCCAAATTGCAAAAGAGTTTGACGAAATAGATGCCGATGTGTTTTGGGCACAACAAGGTGTTGTCAATGAAGAAGCTTACAAATTTTTAAAAGATCGTGGCTACACCGTTGTCATGGATTTATGTATTAAAGTCATTCATGCTCTGACCCGATGA